The genomic segment ACATCAGTCATATATTGAGCCTCACTGCCCTATACTTTCATTGTGAGACAGAGAATGATGAACCATGAAACTCAATCAGACGTACTGACCGAAATATCTAGGGACAGTTAGTTAGTattacttaaatataaatttctgatGGGAGAAAGATCATCATGGAATCCCCTATGGCCAGCTCAGAAACTTGAAGCACAATAAACATTCAACAGTTTAATGAATTGAACCCAACATAGAAAtcagcatttgacaaaataatatttcttttgctattaaagataatttttttaaaaaaccagataATTTACCCAGCCTCCTGTATAATAGTATGTTATTTTTATGTCTCTATATATTTCTGATATGCTTGCTGGTTCTGATGCCTGCCATGatccccttcctccctgctaACTGGACCCCATTCTTTCACTCCTCTATCACAATAGTTTCCTTCCCAGTGTAGAAATCCCAGTGGGCTCTCCCCATTCACTCCTCATTAACTTGTCCTGCCCATTCATGCAGCTGCTTCCTCTTCTATTGTGGTTTTTGGCTGTCAATTTTCTCTTGAGAGTACAAGGCCATCAGTTGAAAGCAAAAGTTGAGTCAAAGTTTTAGGTTTTTCAGACACTTCCGTATGAAaggctcttttttcccccctcctggTATATACTTCTGGAAATGACAGAATGCGCCTGTTACAATGAGGTagcaaaaaggaaatataaggtAGGATCCATTTTACCCTGGggctataaaatatttacagagaatGAGAGCCACCTTCTGGCCAAGATGAACCTAGCTAAACACCAAGTCCCTGGAGAACAGGCTTTTCTTTTACATGCAGTATTTTGTCCTCCTGCAGATTTTACTCCAGGCGTAAAATGAGTTCTTTCTCAGAAAGAACTGGCTGTAATATTGTCCAGATTATTTGACCATTTTaaatctgcctttttttttttttgctgttgagatgtttgagttctttgtgtattctaATAATCTCCTGTGAGAtgagtaattttcaaatattttctctcattctacagcttgtcttttcactctgtggattgtttcctttgctgtgcagaagatttttagttttataatatcccttttatttatttttgcttttgttgcctccgcttttgaggtcttactcataaaatcttttcccagaccaatgtcctgaagagtttcccctgtgtttttttctggtagttttattgttttgggtcTTAATGTTAcatctttcatccattttgaacTGACTTTTTtagggtgagaggtggggatctagTTCCATTCTTCTGAATAGctatatccagttttcccagcacaatttattgaggAGACTGTCATTTTCCCAGTGAATGTTCCtagcacctttgtcaaaatcagttggctgtagacatgtggattaatttctgggttctctattctgttccattggtctgtgtgtctgtttttataccagtacagtgctgttttagttattatagctttgtagtatattttgaagtgtaGTAGTGTGATCTCTCCAGCTATACTCTTTATGCTCAGGATTGCCTTGGCTACTCATGaccttttgtggttccatataaatgttagatttttttttctatttctgtgaagaatatcattggcaTTAGGGTAGGAATTGCAGTGAATCTGTAGACTTCTTTGAGtagtattgccattttaacaatattaatttttatgatcCTTGAGCATGGGATGTAGTTCTATTTGTATATTCTGCAATTTCTATCATCAAGATTTTGTAGATTTTCTTggagaggtctttcacctctttggttaaatttattcacagatgttttactttattttttgtagctattgtaaataggattgccgccttttttttttttttttttagctggttTGTTGTCTGTGTATcaaaacactactgattttttgtatgttaattttgtattctgcaactttccTGAATTTGTTATCAGGTCTAAGAGGTTGTTGCCAGAATCTTCAAgtttttctatatgtaagatcatgtcgtctacaaacagggacaatttgacttcctcttttccaatttggttgCCCGGTGCCAGCATCCTGGGACTGAGAAACAGCCCCGTGGACTCACTGCCCCTGGCAGACGCATCCCCAGGACACCTAAGTAACCATGCACCCATGTCCCAGAcctaacttaatatttttaaagactttataaCAGTGGATGGTCCATAATAAGCATGCAATAAAATTCAGTGTTATTTTTTCATATCATGATTATTATTAACACCCAGATTGAGAGCACAATCTGTGGAGACCATCTAATACCCTCTCTCTTCATTCTAAGTTCTGGAGGTAATATTTCCGTTGCCTGAGTGGAGGCATTAACTTGGTAGAGTGCTCAGACAAGTCTAATATCCATTATCCTGCCAGAGAGGGTTAGTGCTCTAGCAACTGGGGTCTGGTTGTGTGTCTCTTGGGAGGTGGTTGGTGTGACTCCTTTTTCTCCTCAAACCGATCCCATGTAGACATACAGTTAGAGAGAAGGAACAAATTCCAATGAcggatagcacagtagggtgactatagttaacaacaatgtattatacatttcaaaatagctagaagacaggatttgaaatgttcccaacacaaagaaatgataaattcttgagATGATGAATAAGCTAAATACCCCGACttggtcattacacattctatacatgtatcaaaataccacatgtaccccctaaatatgtacaaatattatgtatcaacaataaaatttttagtttttaatacacactacaaaaatacaaaggaattttcaaaatgttgattCAGTGGAAGAAAGTCGGGTGCCTGGTCTGGCCAAGCTGCGGGCAGTCCGTTGACCCAGAAGTTGCTCTCATTTGAGCCTCTGGCAGCAGCAGCCATTTCCTGGCCTTTGTGCACCTCAACATTGGCCTTTATTCTTCCCTCTGCCACAGCCCCTAGGCTCCAATTTGGCTGCATTGAATTTTGCTAACTTACACTTGGCCATTTGTCAGGGGAAAGTCAGttctctgctttcattttcatgACATTTGCacttactatttttgttttttcctttttgcctacAAACAGCTGTCGACTTTTGCTTTCTAGGAAAGTTGAAATGAGAAGCTAAAAGTCTAAAACCTTGAGCAACGTAGAGAAATATGATGTGGCCCCtctgcctttcctttcctttgctttcattgtattctttcATCATGCACTAGACTGTAATGCAGGAGCAGCAAGTCAAACCTTGCCCAGTAAACCACGACATGAAAAGAAGGTAcaataatttcaaatgaaaaatcacAAACAAGTAAAGGAAGGAAGCCTATTTTCCCTGATAGAATAGCCTGGGCCACACTGCCCTGCCTTGTTAAAGTGAGTCAGAGGAACAAAGAACCCCAAGAGAATCATGCTGACTGGGTGGACAACTGAAAGTTGCTAGTTTCTGTAGCATGTTTTTACTGAGATAGCAAGATACATCATCATTGACTCCCCTGTAGCCAGGTCAGAAAGGTCAAACATATTAAGAGTTCGATAATTTtaagtatagaaaaagaaaaataagaacgatacttgggaaaataaaataaaaatgatttgttaGTTAAAGTCAAAATCACCGCAGTTGAATAATTTTTCCACTTACTTAGACAAAACAAACTTTTGCTAGCAGCATCTGAGAGCTGTTGACACAACTGATACCCGGGGACACGGCTCAGGACAGGAGACAGTCACCACTGAGAAGTAGAATCCTTCACACAGTCACTGGGCCAGGGTCTTAGATGATTCATTATTTTGGCTCAAAGAAACAGACCCCTCCCCAGTAGAGGAGTGCTAAAGTTGTAAGGCTGCCTCAGGGAATGAGTCTGGAAGAGTCTGGGTTAAAAACATTGTCACTCTAGAGGAAAGGGGGTTAGTGGATATGGTGACTACCTCATGAGTGAGGTGCTGctggtaaaataaaatgatcttgGGATTAGGATCTCCACACCCACATGTACCTGAAAAGAACCAGTATTCTTATTAGGGGTGCTAGCACAGCCTGAGGAGGACTCTACACCTCCAGTAAGAAAATGATGGGAGGAAAGAGCTATGTCTATGTTAGTCCTGACTTTGTGGCCCCAGTGAAGCCTGGCCACATGGACCTGCATGAGTGTGTTCTAGAAAAAGGGTAAATAGCAGAGACTCTCATTCACTAATAATATTTAGCCTCTGCTGTGAATGAACAGTGGAAAAAACTCAATTCTTATTTCTACAGGGTTTATTGCAAAGATGGTCTGGTAGATTCTCAACCAAATACAGAAACCCAGAGGGTTGAGAGAGCCTGCTTTCCTATGCTAAACATGCAGGGTAAAATGCAGCCTAGGACTAGGGCTAAAATTTTTCTTGTAACCACgaaaagaagtatattttttcataaaaaagtaTGTGGGTATTTGTATTCCTGCATATATTTCAGCCTTAAGGACAAagatatttctcatttaattgacaaatattcATTTAGATTGTCATATCTCAAGTTTACAGTATAATCTAAATTGTATAGCAAAAATCAAGGGCTTAGATTATTGGCGTGTTCTTGGCTTAAATATagaatatgtaaatgaaaacaaaaagtggaaGTAAAAGTTGAGAGACATGTTcggaaaatgaaaactatatgtTCCCTATTTAAAAGCCATGCATAGAAGGATGTCTTCAGAGAACCTAGAGTCCAAGGCTCACCCAGACCCCAGCTCAGCCAGGACAGCAGCAGCCTCACTTCCCAATGGCCCTCTTGCTCCCCCTACTGACAGCCCTGGTGATGTGCAGCTGTGGCCCTGTTGGGTCTCTGGGCTGTGACCTGCCTGAGAGCCAAGGTCGGCTTAGCAGGAAGACCTTGGAGCTTCTGGACCAAATGAGGAGAGTATCCACTTCCTTGTGTCTGGAGGACAGAAGCGACTTCAGATTCCCCCGGGAGATGGTGAATGGCAGCCAGCTGCAGAAGGCCCAGGCCGTGTCTGTCCTCCACGAGATGCTCCAACAGATCTTCAACCTCTTCCACACAGAGCGCTCCTCTGCTGCCTGGACCCCGACCCTCCTGGGCAGACTGCGCACTGGGCTTCACCAGCAGCTGGAACACCTGGAGGCCTGCTTGGTGCAGGTGACGGCGGAGGAAGACTCTGCCAGTGCGATGGAGAACTCGACCCTGGCCTTGAGGAGGTACTTCTGGAGAATTCGTCTCTACCTGCAAGAGAAGAACTACAGTGACTGTGCCTGGGAAATTGTCAGAGTGGAAGTCATGGGCTCCTTCTCTTCATCAACAAACTTGCAGGAAAAGTTaagaaggaaggatggagacCTGGGGTCATCTTGAAATGGTTCTCATTGACTGAGTTGCCATATCACACTTGCAGATAATGTCTTTGGATATTTCAAATGACTCTTATTTGGATTTTAGTCACGGAACTTATTAAATTAATTCAGCCAATACTTTGTCAGCTTACGTTTTAAgcaaatatatgttaaaaatattttctctagggTCATCAGTTCCTATGAGATGACAGCCttaatgttatttattgtttgtttccttgtatatttatttatatttatatatttattcttgcATCTTGTCATATTTATAATAGTGatgtatttcatataaaaaatacatacttttacaTTGTGTTAAAATTTATGACACGTTTGCCTTTCCATTTTattaagttgtattttttatttaataaattcctaTCAAAGAaaacttgttaaatttttttttctaaaatcatattCCAAATCCTTATATTCTAAACCCAATTGAAGGATggatgataatatttatttacttattcattcatttccttcacgTCATTTGTATAAACTGATTATCAAAGTGGC from the Eulemur rufifrons isolate Redbay chromosome 7, OSU_ERuf_1, whole genome shotgun sequence genome contains:
- the LOC138387313 gene encoding interferon omega-1-like; translated protein: MALLLPLLTALVMCSCGPVGSLGCDLPESQGRLSRKTLELLDQMRRVSTSLCLEDRSDFRFPREMVNGSQLQKAQAVSVLHEMLQQIFNLFHTERSSAAWTPTLLGRLRTGLHQQLEHLEACLVQVTAEEDSASAMENSTLALRRYFWRIRLYLQEKNYSDCAWEIVRVEVMGSFSSSTNLQEKLRRKDGDLGSS